The following coding sequences lie in one Phalacrocorax carbo chromosome 3, bPhaCar2.1, whole genome shotgun sequence genomic window:
- the RD3 gene encoding protein RD3: MSLASWFRWNEPPNRISQRNPTEMVIETLMMELNWQIKQAEKQQRERENEYRKIKTGVDYGWLVSYPKQSYDISPGERLQLEDMCTKIHPSYCGPVILRFRQLIAEYEPEVQEVSRLFRSVLQEAAEKIKEEEEAKKLARQWNTKNKTSLSLTTFKSRSRISPFISDIKTISEDVERGTQPTRRVWSMPEFRNAKDY; the protein is encoded by the exons ATGTCACTGGCATCCTGGTTCAGATGGAATGAGCCCCCAAACCGTATTTCTCAGAGGAACCCCACAGAAATGGTGATTGAGACGCTGATGATGGAGCTGAACTGGCAGATCAAGcaggcagagaagcagcagcgaGAGCGGGAGAATGAGTATCGCAAGATCAAGACTGGGGTGGACTACGGCTGGCTGGTCAGCTATCCAAAGCAGAGCTATGATATCAGCCCAGGAGAACGGCTCCAGCTGGAGGATATGTGTACCAAAATACATCCTTCCTACTGTGGGCCTGTCATACTCAG ATTCCGGCAGCTCATTGCTGAATATGAACCAGAAGTGCAGGAAGTATCCCGGCTTTTCCGCTCTGTCCTGCAGGAAGCTGCCGAGAAGatcaaagaggaggaagaggccaAGAAGCTTGCCAGGCAATGgaacacaaagaacaaaaccagcctCTCCTTAACAACATTTAAATCCCGGTCCAGGATTTCCCCATTCATCAGTGACATCAAGACCATCTCTGAAGATGTGGAACGGGGCACCCAGCCCACCAGGAGGGTTTGGAGCATGCCAGAATTTCGGAATGCCAAGGATTACTGA